The genomic interval TGGAACCGATGCACCGGATAGGGCACGAACGCCACGTGCGGCGCCTCGTCATCCTTCGGATTGCTGAACCCGTTCAGCCACCGCGTGAAGGACAAGAACCCCACCTTCATCCCCCGCGCCTCCACGAAGACCGGCTCCCACGCCGCGCCCTTCGTCGCCCCCGTCCCCGTGTGACGGATTCCCGCCGCGTCCAGATGCCGCAGCGTCTCCACCAACCCCGTCGGGTGTTGGTCCCTCGCGTGGTTGTTCCCCGTCGACACCACCTTCACCCCGGCCCCCGCGAGCGCCCGAGCCATCGCCGAGGGCGCGTTGAACAGCAGCTCCCGCGTCACCGCCTTCTTGTTGTCCGTGACGGGCGTCTCCAGATTCACCACGCCCACGTCCGCCGTGCGCAGCACGTCCGCGATGGGACCAAAGATGTGGTCCCACCCGTCGTTGTTCAGCGACGGCGCCACCCCACCCTCGGGCGGCACCGTCCCCGAGCGCGCATGCAACCGCGCCACCTCCTTCACCTCCCCATGCGGAATCACATCCCCGCCGAACACCAGCTCGACGGGGTGCGGGGACGAGGCGAACAACAGAGGAACCAGCAGCAGCGCGGGCGAAGGCACGCCCCCTACCTTACTCCACGACCTCCCCCGCCAACCGGGGCCGAGGCCGCGCGTTCACCTCCACCAGCACCCCGCCCGGCGCCTGGCAGTACACCATCGTCCCTCGGTTGTTGCGCACCACGTCCGAGACCTCCAGCCCCTCCGCCCGGGCCCTCGCGTGAAACGCCAACACCGTCTCCACGTCGTCCACCAGGAAGCCCACGTGGAAGCCCTCGGGGAACTTCTCCTCGGGGCGCTTGAGCCGCTGCAGCACCAGCACCAACCCCTCCCGGTCATTCAGGATGGCGATGGCCGGGGAGGCGCGATTGCTGGTGTGCTCGAACCCGAAGTGGCGCTCGAAGAACGCCGCGGTGCACTGCACGTCGGGGACCTGCAAGTCGATGTGATTCAGCTTCATGGTGAGCCCTCGGGGCAAGCGAATGCCCTCAAGGCCGTGGGTTCTCATCCGTGAAGGAGGAACAAGCGCTCCCAACCTGGGAGTGACCGGGGCTCACCGAACCGGTCCGCCGTTTTTCGACCGCCTTCACCATAAGCCGGACCCACCAACCCGACGCAAGCCGGAAGTTCCGGCTCGACGCGAGACACCCTTCCTCGCGCCGGCCGGAACCCCTCACTTCATGACAGGACTACTCTTCCAGCGCGTTCGGGTAGCCCACCGACCCGATGTACGCGGGGTGATTCGGATTGCACTCCGCCCCGACATCCGCGCAGGTGATGACGCCCGTGAAGACGCGGTCTGGTAAGCTGAACCGCTTCACCGTCACGGTGTATGGCACCGGATTCGCGGCGCTCGGCGTCGGCGAGAAGTTGGCCGCCTTGAGGCAGATGTCATACAGCCCCGTCGGCGGGATGTAGCCCTCTCGCCAGATGATGTTCTCCGGCCCCAATCCACTCGACGCATCCTGGTCCAGCTCGCCGTAGTCGGTGCTCGGCCCCGGCCCACGATTGTCGTAGTAGATGTACTTGCCCGTCGCGGTCCGGACCACCAGGTCCGCGTCGCCATTGCGGCCCCACATCGCCGTGATTTGCAGCTTCCCGTGGCCACCGCCGCCGCCTGAGCAGACCCCACCCGTACACGTCCGGCCCGGACCACAGACATTGCCACAGCCACCGCAATTGTTCGCATCACAGGACGTGTCCACACACGCGTTGCCACACCGGGTGGTGGGCGGCGGGCAGCTCACCGGCGAGCACTGGTAGCTCCCCTGCGTGTTCACACACTGGCTCCCCGGAGGGCAGTTCGCCGTCCCATTGGCGCACTCGTCAATGTCCGTACACGTCCGCCCATCGCCTGAGTACCCCGGCCTGCACGTGCAGGTGTAGCCCCCGGGGGTGTTCGTGCAGTAGGCATGAGGCGAGCACTGCGCCGTGCCGTTGGTGCACTCATTCACATCCACACACTGGCTGGGCTGGCCCTGGCACGTATAGCCAGGCTCGATGACGCATAATGGACTGCATCCGTCGCCGGCCACGCGGTTGGCGTCGTCGCACTGCTCACCCGCGCTCAGCTCCCCATCGCCGCACACGGCCGAGTTCGCCATGCTCGTCGCCTCGATGGCGTCCACCTGATAGAGCGAGAGCAGCGCGCTGCGCAGCCGCACGTACCGGTACGGCGTGGTGCGGTGATAGGGCACCAGCGCGGAGTGAATCCCCAGCCCCAGGTCGATGAGGCTCACCTGCGACGAGATGATGACACTCATGTCCGCGCGCAGGAACTCCACCTCCGCCACCACCGACAACGACAGGCCCCGGTAGTAGATGCGCAACGGACCGTTGCCCTCTTCTCCCGCCCCCATGTCCAGCAGCAACGAGCCGCCCAGCAGCCCCAGGAAGTTGGCCGTGTTCCCATCCGGCGGGCCCACCGCGTTCTCCGGACTGCCCACCAGGATGATGCCTCCTTGCACCACCGCATCCGCGTACGGGTCCCCCGCCAATGGGGACTTCTGCTCAACCACTTGCCCCTCGGGAGGGAGCTCTTCGCCCTCGGGTACCGCCCCGCATGCACTCACCATGGAGAATGCCAGGACCGCGCTCAACCACCGTGCCACTGAGACACTTCGATGGACCTTCATGTTCGCTCCATTCCACTCGACCGGCTGGACGAAGCCCCTGCCCAGGTTGACTCGCACTGGTGGGGGCTGCGTCGTGCCCCATGAAACGCACGACGGCCCATTCCTGCGGAGCCCCAACTGGAATTAACCGCATTTCATGTAAAACCAAAAACAATACAGACGTCCGCTGCAACCCTGCCGCATGACAGTCGACACCGGGTTTGCGGACCTCGCTACACTTGATACATCGGTGTCTGTCTAGTCCCAAGGATTGAGAGGCCGTGAAACGCCGGGCTCCGACCTGGACCTGAAGGGACCCACAGGTATGGCCAGGCATCAGCCCGCATGTCCACGGGCCTCGAGCGGTGTCTGGGGAAACCCGGACCCTCTCCGGCGCGGCTGGAAAGGGTCCGGGGAGGATTCAGCCCCGTGTTTCAGGGGGCATTGAAGGTCCCGATGAAGGAGGGGCTCTCCGGCGTGCACGGCTGGAGGAGCTGCGGCAGGGTGAATGTCT from Myxococcus stipitatus carries:
- a CDS encoding EGF domain-containing protein, coding for MVEQKSPLAGDPYADAVVQGGIILVGSPENAVGPPDGNTANFLGLLGGSLLLDMGAGEEGNGPLRIYYRGLSLSVVAEVEFLRADMSVIISSQVSLIDLGLGIHSALVPYHRTTPYRYVRLRSALLSLYQVDAIEATSMANSAVCGDGELSAGEQCDDANRVAGDGCSPLCVIEPGYTCQGQPSQCVDVNECTNGTAQCSPHAYCTNTPGGYTCTCRPGYSGDGRTCTDIDECANGTANCPPGSQCVNTQGSYQCSPVSCPPPTTRCGNACVDTSCDANNCGGCGNVCGPGRTCTGGVCSGGGGGHGKLQITAMWGRNGDADLVVRTATGKYIYYDNRGPGPSTDYGELDQDASSGLGPENIIWREGYIPPTGLYDICLKAANFSPTPSAANPVPYTVTVKRFSLPDRVFTGVITCADVGAECNPNHPAYIGSVGYPNALEE
- a CDS encoding VOC family protein; translated protein: MKLNHIDLQVPDVQCTAAFFERHFGFEHTSNRASPAIAILNDREGLVLVLQRLKRPEEKFPEGFHVGFLVDDVETVLAFHARARAEGLEVSDVVRNNRGTMVYCQAPGGVLVEVNARPRPRLAGEVVE